Genomic window (Paenibacillus sp. 37):
ACATATCGTTACTTGTTCTACTTCAATAATATTGCGGAATACGGCCATGACCTGAGCGCCCATCTTGGAATCCAGTTCCGCTGTAGGCTCATCCGCAAGCAACAATCTGGGTCTATGGGCAATCGCCTTGGCTATAGCCACCCGCTGTTGTTCTCCCCCGGACATCTCGAAGGGCCGGTGCTTCACCCGTTTGGATAGTCCAACCAGATCCAGACAGTGACCAACCCTGTCCTTCCACTCCGCTCGCGGAACGTCCGCCATTCGCAGCGACAGTTCTACATTTTCCCAAGCAGATAATAAGGGCATGAGTGCATATGCCTGAAAAATAAAACCGATCTCTTTGCGCCGCAAAGCGGTTCGCCGCCGGTCTCCCCAATCCTGAAGAGGCTGGCCAGAGAACAGAATGTCTCCACTTGAAGGCTGATCCAGTCCACCGAGCATATTCAGCAGTGTTGTTTTGCCTGAGCCCGATCGCCCCTTCAGCATGACTAGTTGTTGCGGATTCACTTCCATATCAATGCCTTTGAGCACATGGATAATGCGACTGCCTGTCTGGAAACTGCGATGCACGTTACGCACCTCCAGTACAGGTCCATCATATGGAGGCAACATATCCTTCTTTGGTTTGATCTTCTTCTGGGGTTCATCAACGGTGGTGACAGCCGTTGCAGCCACTTCATCCGAACCAATTCCACTTTCAGATAAAGATGCTTCACTTGTCGGGTGCGCTGGGTCACTTATGTATGTATTTTCCCCCGACTCCGTCGATGCTTCCAACGGTGTTTCCTCTTGTTGATGTTCATCGCCTGACTGGCTCTTGGCAGGTCTTTTTCTGAGAAATAAATTCTTCATGCCAGCAATCACGCTCATCCTTTCTTGATATCCCGATCATTTCTTCAAAAAACCTAAAATTAGAAATCTGTTCCAACCTACACTGAATTATAAACGACCGATCCCAACTAAAAGTTACAAGCTTTTTACAACGGTAGAGAGAAAAAGTTAATATTTTGATGAACAAACGAAAAAAGCACCCCAAAGTGCGGGATGCCTCTTGCATATTCGATGCTTTTGCCGCTATGACGGCAATCATTACAATTTTGATACCGTTCATTCATGAACATTTTTTCGAGGTATCAATGATATTATTTACCAAATGAAGAAGGATCTTCACGCCAGGATTTTAGCAATTCAAAATCGCTTTCCTGAATCGTTCCCTGGGCCAAAGCCACATCCATCAGCGCGGTGTAATTAGATAGCGTCTGAAGTGGAATTCCAGCATCTTCAAATGCTTTAACACCTTTATCAAGCTGGTAGCTGAAGATGGCAAGCACAGCCAACGGTGTTGCACCTGCAACGCGTACAGCTTCGGCTGCTTTGATCGAGCTTCCACCTGTAGAGATCAGATCTTCGATGACAACCACTTTCTGTCCTTCGGTAATCAGACCTTCAATCAAGTTCTCCTTGCCGTGTCCTTTCGCTTTATCACGAATGTAGGCCATCGGCAGATCCAGCTTCTGAGCCACCCAGGCAGCATGTGGGATACCCGCAGTTGCCGTACCTGCAATGACTTCTGCATCCGGGTATTGGTTCCGAATAATCGTTGCAAAGGCTTCAGCGATATCGTTGCGAATCTCCGGATAGGACATCGTTAAGCGGTTATCGCAGTATATTGGTGATTTGATGCCGGATGTCCATGTAAATGGCTGCTGCGGACGTAACGCCACGGCTTTAATTTTCAACAGTTGGGAAGCAATATGATTCGGAATCTCATTCAGTTCGATCATGCGTTCAACATCTCCTTCAAAATAGTTTCTGCCGCTTCACGCGGATTGGGAGCGCCTGTAATGGGTCTGCCTACAACAATGTAATGACTTCCTCTGGCAATGGCTTCACCCGGCGTCAAGACTCGTGTCTGATCTCCCAGACCACTACCCGCTGGACGAATTCCTGGTGTAACGGTGTGAAAAGCACTGCCACACGCTGCCCGAATTGCGGGCACTTCCAGTGGAGAAGCAACAACCCCATCCAGTCCGGCCTCTTGGGCCAGTCCTGCATAACGGACCACAGCAGCTTCCACACTTCCCGGGATGCCAATCTCGTTATTCATCGTTTCCAGACTTGTACTGGTGAGTTGGGTGACTGCAATGATCTCGGGCTTGCTAAGGGAAGGATCGGCAGCGATTGCTGCCTCAGCACCTTCACGTGCAGCACGCATCATGATCGTTCCACCCGCGGCATGCACATTAAACATGTCTACCCCAAGACGTGTGATACTCTCAGCACCGCCACGAACGGTGTTGGGAATGTCATGCATTTTCACATCCAGAAAAACGGAATAACCTTTGGATTTCAGCTCCCGAATGAAGTCCGGTCCTGCTGCGTAGAACAGCTGCATACCCACTTTCAGATAACAGGGAATGCCTTCAAGAGCTTGTACCAATGCTTTCGCTTCTTCCGCTCCAGGATAATCGAGTGCCACCATCAGACGGCCAGCCATTTCATTCAAACTCGCTTGATTCATCACCAGCGCTCCCCTCCACTTGCTCATTTTTTCCGTTTTTGCCCGATATAAAGGACATCCCGCCAGCCCGCAGGCTGACTGATGTCCTTCATCAGTGAATATTTATTTTATAAAGGCAGGCATTGCTTCAGAAGAGAAGTTGATCGTTTGCAGCATGATCAGCAGCGCACGAATCGTATCCAATGAAGTCATACATACAATGCCGTTTTCTACCGCTTCACGACGGATACGGAATCCATCACGTTGCGGTGTTTTGCCTTTGGTGAGTGTGTTGAAGACAAAGTTTGCTTCGCCGCTACGGATCATATCCAGAATGTTCGGCGAACCTTCACTTAATTTGTTCACAGTCGTTACCGGAATGTTCGCTGCTTCAAGCGCAGCTGCTGTTCCGCCGGTAGCCATGATTTTGTAACCCAGTCTGTAGAAACCTTCGAGCAAAGGAACTGCTTCGTCCTTGTCTTTGTCTGCTACAGTCACAACAATGGCTCCGGTTGCCGGAATTTTCATTCCTGCGCCGATCAGACCTTTGAACAATGCTTTAGCGTAATTCGGGTCACGGCCCATAACCTCACCTGTAGACTTCATCTCAGGTCCGAGGGTTGGCTCTACACGACGCAGCTTCGCGAAGGAGAAGACCGGAACTTTAACAGATACATGATCCGATTCAGGCCACAGCCCGTCAACATAACCAAGATCTTTTAATTTCACACCCAGAATGGCTTGAGTTGCCAAGTTTGCCATCGGAATGTTGGTTACTTTGCTCAGGAATGGTACGGTACGGGATGAACGCGGGTTCACCTCGATAATGTACACTTGGCCATCATGGATAACAAACTGGATGTTGACCAAACCTACCGTTTTCAGTTCTTTCGCAATTTTGATTGTAATCTCTACAATTTTCTCTTTCAAATCCTGGGACAGGTGTTGAGGAGGATATACCGCGATGGAGTCACCCGAGTGGACCCCTGCACGCTCGATATGTTCCATGATTCCCGGGATCAATACCGTTTCACCATCACAGATGGCGTCAACCTCAACTTCTTTACCCATCATGTAACGGTCGATCAGGACCGGATGCTCCGGATTGATTTTAACTGCCTGTTCCATGTATGTCAGCAATTCAGCATCGGAGTATACAATCTCCATCGCACGACCGCCGAGTACATAGGAAGGACGAACCAGTACCGGGTA
Coding sequences:
- a CDS encoding ABC transporter ATP-binding protein, encoding MKNLFLRKRPAKSQSGDEHQQEETPLEASTESGENTYISDPAHPTSEASLSESGIGSDEVAATAVTTVDEPQKKIKPKKDMLPPYDGPVLEVRNVHRSFQTGSRIIHVLKGIDMEVNPQQLVMLKGRSGSGKTTLLNMLGGLDQPSSGDILFSGQPLQDWGDRRRTALRRKEIGFIFQAYALMPLLSAWENVELSLRMADVPRAEWKDRVGHCLDLVGLSKRVKHRPFEMSGGEQQRVAIAKAIAHRPRLLLADEPTAELDSKMGAQVMAVFRNIIEVEQVTICMTTHDPTILEVADHVYEMADGRFIK
- the pyrE gene encoding orotate phosphoribosyltransferase, translated to MIELNEIPNHIASQLLKIKAVALRPQQPFTWTSGIKSPIYCDNRLTMSYPEIRNDIAEAFATIIRNQYPDAEVIAGTATAGIPHAAWVAQKLDLPMAYIRDKAKGHGKENLIEGLITEGQKVVVIEDLISTGGSSIKAAEAVRVAGATPLAVLAIFSYQLDKGVKAFEDAGIPLQTLSNYTALMDVALAQGTIQESDFELLKSWREDPSSFGK
- the pyrF gene encoding orotidine-5'-phosphate decarboxylase, producing the protein MNQASLNEMAGRLMVALDYPGAEEAKALVQALEGIPCYLKVGMQLFYAAGPDFIRELKSKGYSVFLDVKMHDIPNTVRGGAESITRLGVDMFNVHAAGGTIMMRAAREGAEAAIAADPSLSKPEIIAVTQLTSTSLETMNNEIGIPGSVEAAVVRYAGLAQEAGLDGVVASPLEVPAIRAACGSAFHTVTPGIRPAGSGLGDQTRVLTPGEAIARGSHYIVVGRPITGAPNPREAAETILKEMLNA